A section of the Mesorhizobium loti genome encodes:
- a CDS encoding metallophosphoesterase family protein translates to MAARARLDIDLQDTTVYAIGDVHGCYKELRSLEQKILLDSLRFQGRKIIIMLGDYIDRGPQSARVLDHLLAPPPKGFQRICLAGNHEVAMLHYLDGNLSREPWLATGGLQTLFSYGLDPQRLAGLYERSAEIDQHIRDVIPAEHVSFLRGLPIMVRSRKFVFVHAGIRPGVDLAAQDDRDLLHIRSDFFDAAHLLDRWVVHGHTPVDIPRLEGRRLGIDTAAFQSGRLTAVRIADKQGRLIFS, encoded by the coding sequence ATGGCGGCGCGCGCACGCCTCGATATCGACCTGCAGGACACGACCGTCTATGCGATCGGCGACGTGCATGGCTGCTACAAGGAGCTGCGCTCGCTGGAGCAGAAGATCCTGCTCGATTCCTTGCGCTTCCAGGGCCGCAAGATCATCATCATGCTTGGCGACTATATCGACCGTGGGCCGCAATCGGCGCGGGTGCTCGACCATCTCCTTGCGCCGCCGCCGAAAGGGTTCCAGCGCATCTGCCTCGCGGGCAATCACGAGGTGGCGATGCTGCATTATCTCGACGGCAATCTGTCACGCGAACCCTGGTTGGCGACAGGTGGCCTGCAAACCCTGTTTTCCTATGGTCTCGACCCGCAGCGCCTTGCCGGTCTTTACGAAAGAAGCGCCGAGATCGACCAGCACATAAGGGATGTCATCCCGGCCGAGCATGTCAGCTTCCTGCGTGGGCTGCCGATCATGGTCCGCTCGAGGAAATTCGTCTTCGTCCATGCCGGCATCAGGCCGGGCGTCGACCTCGCGGCGCAGGACGACCGTGACCTCCTCCACATCCGTTCGGATTTCTTCGACGCGGCCCATCTGCTCGACCGCTGGGTGGTGCATGGCCACACGCCGGTGGACATACCGAGACTTGAGGGACGCAGGCTGGGCATCGACACCGCCGCCTTCCAGAGCGGCCGCCTGACGGCTGTCCGGATCGCCGACAAGCAAGGCCGCCTGATCTTCTCCTGA
- a CDS encoding polysaccharide biosynthesis tyrosine autokinase, translating into MNYANFPLDKRMPLPNSDAGDGEDFIDIERLLGMAARQAKVVAVCAAIGLFLGMLYLQTTPPKFVSVSSVLIDEGLNKIVDDISAASTTMQTDSAILSQIEILTSTRLAAVVVDKLKLDQNDAFMNPPQSALAQGVGLIRGLIQYVRPSPPMPGLGDISKLDPAARDALIAASRRDYAILKLQSEIRADRVGRSYVIALGYQATDPGLATAITKAYAEAYLADQLDASFDATERAAVWLQGRLTELRESSQQASLAVEKFRAEHGLSANSDGQLMSDKQLADLNAQLIVAQADTARASARYQQYKSIVDSGSDNAFKDAAISADQPSSSVISALKTRYLTVAKRQQDVEANFGPEHPQAVALAKEKADISAQIFGELKQLTESYRNEYEVALARETALRANVAAAQGKSSIDNQSQVQLRDLDQKATALTTLYQTFLGRYEEAAQQQSFPVGKIRIISDASTPLSASSPRTMVVLGLSLVLGVLMGAGFGGLNEFNERFFRTGEEVRDRVGLKFLGYLPTIGSKPAKDDKPAEAQPDAKAARSPAAIERRARMRVSIDAPASMFAETLRSAKIAFDVVMEGQGSRVIGVISVLPGEGKSTVAANLAGLLAANGAKTLLIDGDLRNPGLSRSLGMEAEQGLMEAVVSGQTWQSVGKIDRQTKLAIIPAVLRGHFSHTSELLSSAGMRRFIENAKETFEYIVVDLPPLGPVVDAKAFAPLVDGFVLVTEWGRTPRAMVRSMLESEPYVANKIVGVVLNKVDLKKLAKYGSFGASEKFFDKYSTYYLDKSEVRSKAPV; encoded by the coding sequence ATGAACTATGCCAACTTTCCTCTCGACAAGAGGATGCCGTTGCCGAATTCGGATGCAGGAGACGGCGAAGACTTCATCGATATCGAGCGGCTGCTTGGCATGGCTGCGCGGCAGGCCAAGGTGGTTGCCGTGTGCGCCGCCATCGGTCTTTTCCTGGGCATGCTCTATCTGCAGACCACGCCGCCCAAATTTGTGTCGGTGTCGAGCGTGCTGATCGACGAGGGCCTGAACAAGATCGTCGACGACATTTCGGCGGCGTCGACCACCATGCAGACCGATTCCGCCATTTTAAGCCAGATCGAGATACTGACCTCGACGCGGCTTGCCGCGGTGGTCGTCGACAAGCTTAAGCTCGACCAGAATGATGCCTTCATGAATCCGCCGCAGTCGGCGCTTGCTCAGGGCGTCGGCCTGATCCGCGGCCTGATCCAGTATGTCCGCCCCAGCCCGCCCATGCCGGGCCTTGGTGACATCAGCAAACTCGACCCGGCCGCCCGCGATGCGCTGATTGCCGCGTCCCGCCGTGACTACGCCATCCTCAAGCTGCAGAGCGAAATCCGGGCGGATCGTGTCGGACGAAGCTATGTCATCGCGCTTGGCTATCAAGCGACGGATCCGGGACTGGCGACCGCGATTACCAAGGCCTATGCCGAAGCCTATCTTGCCGATCAGCTCGATGCCAGCTTCGACGCCACCGAGCGCGCGGCGGTCTGGCTGCAGGGCCGGCTGACGGAACTGCGCGAAAGCTCGCAGCAGGCATCGCTCGCGGTCGAGAAATTCAGGGCCGAGCACGGCCTGTCCGCCAACAGCGATGGCCAGCTGATGAGCGACAAGCAGCTTGCCGATCTCAACGCCCAGCTGATCGTGGCGCAGGCCGACACGGCTCGCGCCAGCGCCCGCTACCAGCAGTACAAGTCGATTGTCGATAGCGGCTCCGACAACGCCTTCAAGGACGCGGCCATATCGGCCGACCAGCCGAGCAGTTCGGTCATTTCGGCGCTCAAGACCCGCTATCTCACCGTCGCCAAGCGGCAGCAGGACGTCGAGGCGAATTTCGGTCCAGAACATCCGCAGGCCGTCGCGCTTGCCAAGGAAAAGGCCGACATATCGGCGCAGATTTTCGGCGAGCTGAAGCAGCTCACCGAAAGCTATCGCAACGAATATGAGGTGGCGCTGGCGCGCGAGACCGCTCTCAGGGCCAATGTCGCCGCCGCACAGGGCAAGAGCTCCATCGACAACCAGTCGCAGGTCCAGTTGCGCGACCTCGACCAGAAGGCGACGGCGCTCACGACCCTCTACCAGACGTTCCTCGGCCGCTACGAGGAAGCCGCGCAGCAGCAATCCTTCCCGGTCGGCAAGATCCGCATCATCTCGGACGCCTCGACGCCGCTCTCCGCCTCGAGCCCGCGTACCATGGTCGTGCTCGGGCTCTCGCTCGTGCTCGGTGTGTTGATGGGCGCAGGCTTCGGCGGCCTCAACGAATTCAACGAGCGGTTTTTCCGGACCGGTGAGGAGGTCCGTGACCGCGTCGGTCTCAAATTCCTCGGCTACCTGCCGACCATCGGCAGCAAACCTGCCAAGGACGACAAGCCGGCCGAGGCTCAGCCGGATGCCAAGGCCGCCAGATCGCCGGCCGCCATTGAAAGGCGGGCGCGAATGAGGGTGAGCATCGACGCCCCGGCATCGATGTTTGCCGAAACGCTGCGCAGCGCCAAGATCGCCTTCGATGTCGTGATGGAAGGACAAGGCAGCCGCGTCATCGGCGTCATCTCCGTGCTTCCCGGCGAAGGCAAGTCGACGGTGGCGGCCAATCTCGCCGGGCTGCTTGCCGCCAACGGCGCCAAGACGCTGCTCATCGACGGTGATTTGCGCAATCCAGGTCTCAGCCGCAGCCTTGGCATGGAGGCCGAGCAAGGTTTGATGGAAGCGGTGGTGAGCGGTCAGACTTGGCAATCCGTCGGCAAGATCGACAGGCAGACCAAGCTTGCCATCATCCCGGCCGTGTTGCGCGGGCACTTCTCGCACACCAGCGAGCTGCTGTCCTCGGCCGGAATGCGGCGCTTCATCGAGAATGCCAAGGAGACGTTCGAATACATCGTCGTCGATCTGCCGCCGCTCGGGCCGGTGGTCGACGCCAAGGCCTTCGCGCCGCTCGTCGACGGCTTCGTGCTCGTCACCGAATGGGGCCGCACGCCACGCGCCATGGTGCGGTCGATGCTGGAATCCGAGCCCTATGTCGCCAACAAGATCGTCGGGGTGGTGCTGAACAAGGTCGATCTGAAGAAGCTCGCCAAATACGGATCGTTCGGGGCTTCGGAGAAATTCTTCGACAAGTATTCGACCTACTATCTCGACAAGTCGGAAGTTCGCAGCAAGGCACCGGTCTAG
- a CDS encoding glycosyltransferase, with product MAVQAKNRSIDIGVCTFRRPELADTLRSLAAMEMPAGFDVSVIVADNDDTPSAQALVAALSRDLKLPVRYRHAPARNISVARNACLDASQADFLAFIDDDETASPRWLAELVATAEDSGAAAVLGPVRALYRPDAPEWMRRGDFHSTLPVWVRGEIRTGYTCNVLLRMGSDSLRGRRFSLARGQTGGEDTEFFDQMVKADGRIAFSQDAWVDEVVPRARAAFDWLGRRRFRVGQTHGHLLGSNARGIGLIKHVGLAAAKAAYCFAAALPVVASPVRRNRSVLRGIMHVGVVSGLVGVREIRLYGQPSPGEGGKRAA from the coding sequence ATGGCGGTTCAGGCCAAGAACCGCAGCATCGACATCGGCGTGTGCACGTTCCGGCGGCCGGAACTGGCCGATACGCTGCGCTCGCTCGCCGCCATGGAAATGCCGGCAGGGTTTGATGTCAGCGTCATCGTCGCCGACAATGACGACACGCCAAGCGCGCAGGCCCTGGTGGCGGCGCTGTCGCGGGATCTGAAATTGCCGGTCCGCTACCGGCATGCGCCGGCGCGCAACATCTCGGTCGCCCGCAATGCTTGCCTCGATGCCAGCCAGGCGGATTTCCTCGCCTTCATCGACGATGACGAGACTGCCTCGCCGCGCTGGCTGGCCGAATTGGTCGCGACGGCTGAGGACAGCGGCGCAGCAGCCGTGCTCGGCCCGGTGCGGGCGCTCTACCGCCCGGATGCGCCAGAATGGATGCGGCGCGGCGATTTCCATTCGACCTTGCCGGTGTGGGTGCGCGGCGAGATCCGCACCGGCTACACCTGCAACGTCCTGCTGCGCATGGGATCGGACAGCTTGCGCGGCCGCCGCTTCAGCCTGGCGCGCGGCCAGACCGGCGGCGAGGACACCGAGTTCTTCGATCAGATGGTCAAGGCCGACGGCCGCATCGCCTTTTCTCAAGACGCCTGGGTGGACGAGGTGGTGCCGCGTGCCAGGGCTGCGTTCGACTGGCTTGGCCGGCGCCGTTTCCGCGTCGGTCAGACGCATGGTCACCTCCTGGGCAGCAACGCGCGCGGCATCGGGCTGATCAAGCATGTCGGCCTTGCCGCGGCGAAGGCGGCCTATTGTTTCGCCGCGGCACTTCCCGTCGTCGCCAGCCCGGTACGCAGGAACCGCAGCGTGTTGCGCGGCATCATGCATGTCGGTGTCGTCAGCGGTCTTGTCGGCGTCCGCGAAATCCGCCTCTATGGCCAACCCTCGCCGGGGGAAGGGGGCAAGCGTGCAGCCTGA
- a CDS encoding propionyl-CoA synthetase, with product MASRYHEVYDGWKREPEEFWADAAGAIDWYSPWDKVFDATAGVYGRWFTGATCNTCYNAIDRHVAGGRADQIALIYDSAITGTVRKFTYAELKREVVALTSVLKNRGVGKGDRVIIYMPMVAEAAIAMLACARIGAVHSVVFGGFASHELATRIDDARPKLIISASCGLEPGRIVAYKPLLDKAIEMSRHKPDACLILQRDQLRCDLKDHFDIDYADAVARERAAGANVDCVPVLATDPLYIIYTSGTTGQPKGIVRDNGGHMVALKWTMENEFGVKPGEVFWAASDVGWVVGHSYIVYGPLLHGCTSILFEGKPIGTPDAGTYWRVISDHGVVALFTAPTAFRAIKGQDPKGEFVPKYDLSKFRTLFLAGERADPETIKWAEQKLNVPVVDHWWQTETGSPMTINPAGLGLLPVKYGSPGVPMPGYDIRVLDDAGHEVPRGTLGNVVVKLPLPAGCLPTLWNADARFRQAYLDEFPGFYKTADAGMIDEDGYLYVMARTDDIINVAGHRLSTGAMEEVLAAHPDVAECAVVGIADAMKGQIPLGFVVLNAGVARDGGAIEKEVVALVRERIGPVAAFKTVVTIKRLPKTRSGKILRGTMQKIADKEEWAMPATIDDPAILDEISAALKARGIGV from the coding sequence ATGGCTTCACGCTATCATGAGGTCTATGACGGTTGGAAACGCGAACCGGAAGAATTCTGGGCGGACGCGGCGGGCGCCATCGACTGGTATTCGCCCTGGGACAAGGTGTTCGACGCCACCGCCGGCGTCTACGGCCGCTGGTTTACGGGCGCCACCTGCAACACCTGCTACAACGCCATTGACCGGCATGTCGCCGGCGGACGCGCCGACCAGATCGCGCTGATCTATGACAGCGCCATCACCGGAACGGTGAGAAAATTCACCTATGCCGAACTGAAGCGTGAAGTGGTGGCCCTGACCTCTGTGCTGAAGAACCGGGGCGTCGGCAAGGGCGACCGCGTCATCATCTACATGCCGATGGTGGCGGAGGCGGCCATCGCCATGCTCGCCTGCGCCCGAATCGGCGCCGTGCATTCGGTGGTCTTCGGCGGCTTTGCCTCGCATGAGCTTGCCACCCGCATCGACGACGCCAGGCCCAAGCTGATCATCTCGGCCTCCTGCGGCCTGGAGCCAGGCCGCATCGTTGCCTACAAGCCACTGCTCGACAAAGCGATCGAGATGTCCCGCCACAAGCCGGACGCTTGCCTGATCCTGCAGCGCGACCAGCTGCGCTGTGACCTGAAGGACCATTTCGACATCGACTATGCCGACGCCGTCGCGCGCGAGCGGGCCGCAGGCGCCAATGTCGACTGCGTGCCGGTGCTCGCCACCGATCCGCTCTACATCATCTACACGTCGGGCACGACCGGCCAGCCAAAGGGCATCGTGCGCGACAATGGCGGCCACATGGTCGCGCTGAAATGGACGATGGAGAACGAGTTCGGCGTCAAGCCGGGCGAAGTGTTCTGGGCGGCGTCCGATGTCGGCTGGGTGGTCGGCCATTCCTACATCGTCTACGGACCACTGCTGCATGGCTGTACCAGCATCCTGTTCGAAGGCAAGCCGATCGGCACGCCGGATGCCGGCACCTACTGGCGGGTCATCTCGGATCATGGCGTCGTCGCGCTGTTCACCGCGCCGACGGCTTTCCGCGCCATCAAGGGGCAGGACCCGAAAGGCGAGTTCGTTCCCAAATACGATCTGTCGAAATTCCGCACGCTGTTCCTCGCCGGCGAGCGCGCCGACCCCGAAACCATCAAATGGGCGGAGCAGAAGCTGAACGTGCCGGTGGTCGACCATTGGTGGCAGACCGAGACCGGTTCGCCGATGACCATCAACCCGGCGGGGCTAGGGCTGCTGCCGGTGAAATACGGCTCACCCGGCGTGCCGATGCCCGGCTACGATATCCGCGTGCTTGACGATGCCGGCCACGAAGTGCCGCGCGGGACGCTCGGCAATGTCGTGGTCAAGCTGCCGCTGCCCGCCGGCTGCCTGCCGACGCTGTGGAACGCGGATGCACGCTTCCGCCAAGCCTATCTCGATGAGTTCCCCGGTTTCTACAAGACAGCCGATGCCGGCATGATCGACGAGGACGGTTACCTCTACGTGATGGCCCGCACCGACGACATCATCAATGTCGCCGGCCACCGGCTGTCGACCGGCGCCATGGAAGAGGTGCTGGCCGCCCATCCCGATGTCGCCGAATGCGCTGTCGTCGGCATCGCCGATGCGATGAAGGGCCAGATCCCGCTCGGCTTCGTGGTGCTGAACGCCGGTGTCGCGCGCGACGGCGGCGCCATCGAAAAGGAGGTCGTCGCGCTGGTGCGCGAGCGCATCGGCCCGGTCGCGGCCTTCAAGACCGTGGTGACGATCAAGCGCCTGCCCAAGACCCGGTCGGGAAAGATCCTGCGCGGCACCATGCAGAAGATCGCCGACAAGGAGGAGTGGGCGATGCCGGCGACCATCGACGACCCTGCCATCCTTGACGAGATCAGCGCTGCCCTGAAGGCGCGCGGGATCGGGGTTTGA
- a CDS encoding glycosyltransferase family 2 protein has product MTQALPSSLIVIPCLNEASHIGALLDQLRPAAQRLGARIIVADGGSTDGTLAIVEQIAAKDSRVILLHNKRRIQSAAINLAIGTFGEGADYLIRIDAHGGYPDDYCDRLLEEAMATSADSVVVSMLTSGSGAVQKSVAAAQNSKLGTGGSKHRHLSAGEWVDHGHHALMRISAFGAVGGYDETFSHNEDAELDYRLRRAGYKIWMSGKTRMVYYPRASLKGLYFQYLGYGRGRAKNVLKHRVIPKVRQMVPLAVFPVVLLAAFSFVHWIAAVPLLVWAAVCLGYGLVTAIRQRNAGIALAGVSAMVMHFGWSVGFWLQLLGLGARRGVA; this is encoded by the coding sequence ATGACGCAAGCGCTTCCCTCCAGCCTGATCGTGATCCCCTGCCTGAACGAGGCAAGCCATATCGGCGCGCTGCTCGATCAATTGCGGCCCGCGGCTCAAAGGCTGGGCGCCAGGATCATCGTCGCCGATGGCGGCAGCACCGACGGCACGCTGGCCATTGTCGAGCAGATCGCCGCGAAGGATTCGCGCGTCATCCTGCTTCACAACAAGCGCCGCATCCAGAGCGCGGCGATCAATCTCGCCATTGGCACTTTCGGTGAGGGTGCGGACTATCTGATCCGCATCGACGCGCATGGCGGCTATCCCGACGATTATTGTGACCGGCTGCTTGAGGAAGCGATGGCCACATCAGCGGATTCGGTCGTGGTTTCGATGCTGACCAGCGGCAGCGGCGCGGTACAGAAATCGGTTGCGGCGGCGCAGAATTCGAAACTCGGCACCGGTGGCTCCAAGCATCGTCACCTCTCCGCCGGAGAGTGGGTCGACCATGGCCATCACGCGCTGATGCGGATTTCGGCCTTCGGCGCTGTTGGCGGCTATGACGAGACGTTCAGCCACAATGAGGATGCCGAGCTCGACTATCGGCTGCGGCGAGCCGGTTACAAGATCTGGATGAGCGGCAAGACGCGGATGGTCTATTACCCGCGCGCCTCGCTCAAAGGTCTCTATTTCCAGTATCTCGGTTATGGCCGTGGCCGCGCCAAGAATGTGCTGAAGCACCGCGTCATTCCAAAGGTCCGGCAGATGGTGCCGCTGGCGGTCTTCCCGGTGGTTCTTCTGGCTGCCTTCTCCTTCGTGCACTGGATCGCGGCTGTGCCTTTGCTGGTCTGGGCGGCGGTATGCCTGGGCTACGGCCTGGTGACGGCCATCCGCCAGCGCAATGCCGGCATCGCGCTTGCCGGCGTCTCGGCGATGGTCATGCATTTCGGCTGGTCCGTCGGCTTCTGGCTGCAGCTTCTCGGCCTTGGCGCGCGACGCGGGGTGGCGTGA
- a CDS encoding acyltransferase family protein has product MAQQKITFGGVDILRFLAAVLVMIYHYGFWVWAYPDGISAQATGGVPAQPAIGAWVGSGWVGVEIFFVISGFVIAFSAEKSTPLRFFEARFKRLAPAVWICAPITAVLLLLIGLSWPTDAVVRLVRTGLFAPYGPWVDSVYWTLGIEIAFYAIVWILLRLGRFHLMEMAAIAIGLVSTLFWCLYYLFDWSDFAETRWLQLTLVHHGCFFAVGVLLWLMRFKALTPSRLGFCLLFLGGGVLQIASSVDVHSIKVNAVMPYAPPILIFLVAIALMAWSLRLNLGWSGWRRIGLMTYPLYLIHDVVGAAMLGAMVRAGAPYLPSMAIVGATMIAASWLVATEAEPRIRLLLDHTVFRYRLKAA; this is encoded by the coding sequence ATGGCTCAACAGAAAATTACGTTCGGCGGCGTCGACATCCTGCGATTTCTCGCCGCCGTGCTGGTCATGATCTACCATTATGGCTTCTGGGTATGGGCCTATCCCGATGGCATTTCGGCGCAGGCCACCGGCGGCGTGCCGGCGCAGCCGGCAATAGGGGCCTGGGTCGGGTCCGGCTGGGTCGGCGTTGAGATCTTCTTCGTCATCAGCGGCTTCGTCATCGCCTTCAGCGCCGAGAAATCGACGCCCCTGCGGTTTTTCGAGGCAAGGTTCAAAAGGCTGGCGCCGGCAGTCTGGATCTGCGCGCCGATCACCGCCGTGCTTTTGCTGCTCATCGGCCTGAGCTGGCCGACCGATGCGGTGGTCAGGCTCGTCCGCACCGGCCTGTTCGCGCCCTATGGCCCCTGGGTGGACAGTGTCTACTGGACGCTTGGCATCGAGATCGCCTTCTACGCCATCGTCTGGATCCTGCTGCGGCTCGGCCGCTTCCATCTGATGGAAATGGCCGCTATCGCCATCGGCCTCGTCAGCACGCTGTTCTGGTGCCTCTATTATCTCTTCGACTGGTCCGACTTCGCCGAGACGCGCTGGCTGCAGCTTACCCTGGTGCACCATGGCTGTTTCTTCGCGGTCGGCGTGTTGCTCTGGCTGATGCGGTTCAAGGCGCTGACGCCTTCCCGCCTTGGCTTCTGCCTGTTGTTCCTCGGCGGCGGCGTGCTGCAGATCGCCAGTTCGGTCGACGTCCACAGCATCAAGGTCAATGCCGTGATGCCCTATGCGCCGCCAATCCTGATCTTTCTCGTCGCTATCGCCTTGATGGCATGGTCGTTGCGGCTCAACCTCGGCTGGAGCGGCTGGCGCCGGATCGGCCTGATGACCTATCCGCTCTATCTGATCCACGATGTTGTCGGCGCGGCAATGCTTGGGGCCATGGTCCGCGCCGGTGCTCCTTATCTCCCATCGATGGCGATCGTCGGCGCGACCATGATCGCGGCAAGCTGGCTGGTGGCGACCGAGGCCGAGCCGCGTATCCGGCTGCTGCTCGACCACACCGTTTTCCGCTATCGGCTCAAGGCCGCCTAG
- a CDS encoding UTP--glucose-1-phosphate uridylyltransferase, which yields MKKIRKAVIPVAGLGTRFLPATKSMPKEMLPVVDRPVVQYAVDEAFEAGIEHIVFVTGRNKAVIEDYFDLHPELIGTLEQTGKKTQLEALESMLPVAGATSFIRQQSPQGLGHAVWCAREVIGNEPFALLLPDMVSFGGRGCLAEITDLYAETGGNVIAVERCDPSETNKYGIVGRGAEIGGGFEVTAMVEKPAPANAPSNFYINGRYILQPEIFALLGNQQRGAGNEIQLTDAMVRLSRDQPFFAQPFLGRMFDCGSKEGFIQANIAFALARNDMKGPVFEMLQEFVRSHERQEEAA from the coding sequence ATGAAGAAAATCAGGAAGGCCGTGATACCGGTGGCGGGGCTTGGAACACGGTTCCTGCCGGCGACCAAGTCGATGCCGAAGGAAATGCTTCCCGTGGTCGACAGGCCTGTCGTGCAATACGCGGTGGACGAGGCCTTCGAAGCCGGCATCGAGCACATCGTGTTCGTGACCGGCCGCAACAAGGCGGTCATCGAGGACTATTTCGACCTGCATCCGGAATTGATCGGCACGCTGGAGCAGACCGGCAAGAAGACTCAGCTGGAGGCGCTCGAAAGCATGCTGCCCGTGGCTGGCGCCACCTCCTTCATCCGCCAGCAGTCGCCGCAAGGCCTCGGCCACGCCGTCTGGTGCGCCCGCGAAGTCATCGGCAACGAGCCTTTCGCCCTGCTTCTGCCCGACATGGTCTCCTTTGGCGGTCGCGGCTGCCTGGCCGAGATCACCGATCTCTACGCCGAGACGGGCGGCAATGTGATCGCCGTCGAGCGCTGCGATCCGAGCGAGACCAACAAATACGGCATTGTCGGGCGCGGCGCCGAGATCGGCGGAGGCTTCGAGGTTACGGCCATGGTCGAGAAGCCGGCCCCGGCCAACGCGCCGTCGAATTTCTACATCAACGGCCGCTACATCCTGCAGCCCGAGATCTTCGCGCTGCTGGGCAATCAGCAGCGAGGCGCCGGCAACGAGATCCAGCTGACCGACGCCATGGTCCGCCTGTCGAGGGACCAGCCTTTCTTTGCCCAGCCTTTCCTGGGTCGCATGTTCGACTGCGGGTCCAAGGAAGGGTTCATCCAGGCCAACATCGCCTTCGCGCTGGCACGCAACGACATGAAGGGTCCGGTTTTCGAGATGCTTCAGGAGTTCGTCCGGTCGCATGAACGCCAGGAAGAAGCCGCATAA
- a CDS encoding glycosyltransferase family 2 protein: MQPDVSPTPDVSAPDVSVVIAAYNAEATLDRAIASAIAQKGVSVEIIVVDDQSRDATLDVARAYPGDIVRVVALARNRGPGGARNAGLDVARGRWIAVLDSDDAVFPGRLAAMISRAEKAEAQIAVDNLQIIREDGVVEDAMFPRRYLEGLGEISLATYIAGNIVFESKFNLGYLKPIFQRRFLDENRLRYDEKLRIGEDYILFAEALAKGARCVVEPDIGYAYHIRSGSISRVLELHHVEAMRKADAAFAQTHRMDEAAQAAFARRGRSLRKAASFLAMVQHIKARSPLKAIRTALSDPAAVRHMGMPIAVRLRRVAAQFAVGVGR; encoded by the coding sequence GTGCAGCCTGACGTTTCCCCGACCCCCGATGTTTCAGCCCCCGACGTTTCCGTTGTGATCGCGGCCTACAATGCCGAGGCGACGCTGGATAGGGCGATCGCCAGCGCCATCGCGCAGAAGGGGGTCAGCGTCGAGATCATCGTTGTCGACGACCAGTCGCGCGATGCCACGCTCGATGTGGCGCGGGCCTATCCAGGGGATATCGTGCGCGTCGTTGCGCTCGCCAGGAATCGCGGTCCCGGCGGCGCCAGGAATGCCGGCCTCGACGTCGCCCGCGGCAGGTGGATCGCGGTTCTCGATTCCGACGACGCCGTCTTTCCAGGCCGTCTCGCCGCCATGATCAGCCGCGCCGAAAAAGCCGAAGCGCAGATCGCCGTCGATAACCTCCAGATCATTCGCGAGGACGGTGTGGTCGAGGACGCGATGTTCCCGCGGCGGTATCTGGAAGGCTTGGGCGAGATTTCGCTCGCCACCTACATCGCCGGCAACATCGTCTTCGAATCGAAGTTCAACCTAGGCTATCTCAAGCCGATCTTCCAGCGCCGGTTCCTGGATGAGAACCGGCTTCGCTATGACGAGAAGCTGAGGATCGGCGAGGATTATATCCTGTTTGCCGAGGCCCTGGCCAAGGGCGCTAGATGCGTGGTCGAGCCCGATATCGGCTACGCCTATCACATTCGCAGCGGCTCCATCTCGCGTGTGCTCGAGCTTCATCATGTCGAAGCGATGCGCAAGGCGGACGCCGCATTCGCTCAGACCCATCGGATGGATGAGGCAGCACAGGCGGCCTTTGCCCGGCGCGGCCGCAGCCTGCGCAAGGCGGCCTCCTTCCTGGCGATGGTCCAGCACATCAAGGCGCGGTCCCCCCTCAAGGCGATCCGGACGGCGCTCAGCGACCCGGCGGCGGTCAGGCATATGGGCATGCCGATCGCCGTGCGGTTGCGACGAGTAGCGGCACAGTTTGCCGTGGGGGTGGGGAGGTGA